The Methanosarcinales archaeon DNA window TCAAATCCCTGAACGTCTCTTACCACACCCGTTTTATAGATCGCATTACAGGAGGCCACATGCTGCACAATTTCTATCCCATCAGCCTCCTTCATATATTCACTCACAAAATGCATGCTTGAAAGAAACACATGAACCTTTTTCTCAAATTCGGTTGCATTAACCGGTATAATCTGACTACCCCCCACACCAGCCACGTCTTTGGTGATGAAACCTTTCAATAATTCATTCAACCATTCCCTGTCGACAGCACAATCGCCATCAATAAAAGCCACATATTCACCTTTTGCATAGTCCAATCCGATATTCCTGGCTTTTGAAGGCCCAACACCATCAGTTTCAAGAAGTACAGGATTTAATTTCTGATCGTAATTGCTCATCACGTTTTTTGTATTATCGCCGGAACCATCATTGATCAGAATGATCTCCAGTTTTTCTGATGGATAGTCCAGATCTTCCAGAGATATCAGGCATTCACCTATCGTATCTTCTTCATTATATGCCGGTATAATAACAGATATGTCAGGCTTGTCTT harbors:
- a CDS encoding glycosyltransferase, yielding MEDKPDISVIIPAYNEEDTIGECLISLEDLDYPSEKLEIILINDGSGDNTKNVMSNYDQKLNPVLLETDGVGPSKARNIGLDYAKGEYVAFIDGDCAVDREWLNELLKGFITKDVAGVGGSQIIPVNATEFEKKVHVFLSSMHFVSEYMKEADGIEIVQHVASCNAIYKTGVVRDVQGFDEKLWPGEDVDLDYKITHKGYKIAYNPKAIVMHHRPKNLMTFYYMMKRYGGAQAYLIKKHGFFRKLHYVPILEVLVLPGLGMVMVFDVFFGFSLALILILFTAIAFILKWGVKHGTDNFVMFVITLIGWNIGFSTNLIKK